One Thiocapsa bogorovii DNA segment encodes these proteins:
- a CDS encoding tetratricopeptide repeat protein, with protein MTYLTPRRAVKATQRDCAIRGGEYVLFDRSDYGSALQALLPKARAGDAVAQTYVGEIYEKGLGLPGPDYASAAEWYRKAANNDHGPAQISLGSLYERGLGVPNDKSEALNWYRRGSGLTQDKLIFESAMKAERAAFNRELALRNQVAASLNQQLRQARQRQATESSSPKAPATAAAASTKELERLIESQRRDAERAAAVKDEQIKALDKLTEEVPGQSGDSSGKAAQAGKLKLSLRQQRDELLDTSRRLAASK; from the coding sequence ATGACTTATCTCACGCCGAGGCGCGCGGTGAAGGCGACCCAGCGGGACTGTGCGATCCGCGGCGGCGAATATGTCCTGTTCGATCGTTCCGACTATGGCAGCGCTCTGCAAGCCTTGCTGCCCAAGGCCCGTGCCGGGGACGCAGTTGCGCAAACCTATGTCGGCGAGATCTACGAGAAGGGTCTCGGACTCCCCGGTCCCGACTATGCCAGCGCCGCCGAATGGTATCGCAAGGCGGCGAACAACGACCACGGTCCAGCTCAGATCAGTCTTGGATCGCTCTACGAACGCGGACTCGGCGTTCCGAACGATAAGTCCGAGGCGTTGAACTGGTATCGCCGCGGCTCCGGGTTGACACAGGATAAGTTGATCTTCGAGTCGGCGATGAAGGCTGAACGCGCGGCGTTCAATCGCGAACTGGCGTTGCGCAATCAGGTTGCAGCATCGTTGAATCAGCAACTGCGCCAGGCGAGGCAGCGTCAGGCGACTGAATCGAGCAGTCCTAAAGCACCCGCGACCGCCGCAGCGGCCAGCACGAAGGAATTGGAACGCCTCATCGAAAGTCAGCGCAGGGACGCCGAGCGGGCGGCAGCAGTTAAGGATGAACAGATTAAGGCTTTGGACAAGCTCACGGAAGAGGTTCCGGGACAGAGCGGCGATTCGAGCGGCAAGGCGGCGCAAGCAGGAAAGCTAAAGCTGAGTTTGCGACAACAACGCGACGAATTGCTGGACACCTCTCGTCGCCTAGCTGCATCGAAGTAG
- a CDS encoding SUMF1/EgtB/PvdO family nonheme iron enzyme produces the protein MNQALPVGAMIEEFRIVQILGAGAFGVVYQCDNTYLDETVAIKEFLPTDLATRQPDGQIVPLSPATTEAFSWALDRFLQEAKTLWGLGRPVPHRNIVRVTRYRELNGSAYMFMEFERGQPLSAWLEERGTLSFAELRTILDPLLDGLERVHSSGIVHRDIKPANILIRSDGSPVLIDFGSARYVAKSGERSVFATYTPLYAALEQHQDIGEQGPWTDIYGLGATLYRAVTGTPPRSASQRLLADPQPPASGLCKGLYPESFLQAIDRACELEPGKRPESVQEWRGLLLGSESNDLYAPTVVKSSARGRRKAAPETSEIVERSSTASRPAAPSEEFGDASTQTAKSGTFGRAGGRIGFPRTVAFAVGVVSIAFAVAIGWYLLDREAPSGSASAVDIDLPAPPSDRPATATNYEQLAVAHFERNELERSIDLVDLGLATTPGDRRLTLLRDYLEAHKQVRDLMQQAERAIEQDDLEKSLNLVDMGLERLPKHAEMARLRDRVTRMMIERRQAQANELLSQAESARDRGNLEASLTLIDDGLRLDPDNRQLPELRSSVQAQLQHRRQVKTAKAEARTLMDQGAFDESMERLSGAMVIAPDDRELTQMREELETRRQQARETWVTEQLEHARQAQEDGDDTESLALIDSALAKEPNHPRLLSFRNSLLSEMNRQRAEQFLARAGESLSGGDLDEALRLTDEGLGLAPDDTALVQMRTDIETRLKQRGQVERAIAEARELQRSQAFDNSLARIEDGLRVAPDNRELLQLKTAIQGERQQQRQRDAAALLEQARGQEAQGHLKQAITLAEQALLLSPDDRSIDTYRSELKAALDKQEELARIATECEAVLGTQTQDFDSLEEALACFRRALDLDDQDQRVRDGLTRLGDAYATLAARALAGKDPEAADPALAALRQLQPQHPRLADLERDRDLIRRRLLPVMVSVKGGCFGMGSPPDEIGRETDEALHEICVDSFLIGKFEVTFDAFERFVNDTNYRTDAERGVGGQYGCWTFDSENRRDKWAYQPWAQWRRPNKQPADNQPDSPVSCVSWNDASAYIKWLNQETGRTFRLPTEAEWEYAARAGTTSARYWGDSIDQNACRNASVADTGHEWEDGFPCDDKHEWAASVGRFAPNPWGLYDMLGNLWEWTCSDYDENYGGSEKVCAAPASDAARVMRGGAWNSGPSPIRSAYRNRNFPEARYSFVGFRLAQDP, from the coding sequence GTGAACCAGGCGTTACCCGTAGGTGCGATGATCGAGGAGTTCCGGATCGTTCAGATCCTAGGGGCCGGCGCTTTCGGTGTCGTCTATCAGTGCGACAACACCTACCTGGACGAAACGGTCGCCATCAAAGAGTTCCTCCCGACGGACCTCGCAACGCGGCAGCCGGACGGCCAGATCGTTCCTCTGTCGCCGGCAACGACCGAAGCCTTCTCGTGGGCGCTCGATCGCTTCCTGCAGGAGGCCAAGACACTCTGGGGCCTGGGGCGCCCCGTGCCCCATCGAAATATCGTCCGGGTAACACGCTATCGCGAGCTCAACGGTAGCGCTTACATGTTCATGGAGTTCGAGCGTGGACAACCGCTGTCCGCATGGCTCGAAGAGCGCGGCACGCTATCCTTCGCGGAACTGCGCACAATCCTCGACCCGCTGCTGGATGGTCTGGAACGGGTTCACTCATCCGGTATCGTCCACCGCGACATCAAGCCGGCGAATATCTTGATCCGAAGCGACGGATCGCCGGTACTGATCGACTTTGGCTCGGCTCGCTACGTCGCGAAAAGCGGCGAGAGATCGGTATTCGCAACATACACGCCGCTCTACGCCGCTCTTGAGCAACATCAGGACATCGGCGAGCAAGGCCCTTGGACGGACATCTACGGGTTGGGCGCAACGCTTTATCGCGCGGTAACCGGCACGCCGCCACGGAGCGCGTCGCAAAGACTGCTGGCCGATCCGCAGCCGCCCGCCAGCGGGCTATGCAAAGGGCTCTATCCTGAATCTTTCCTGCAAGCGATTGATCGAGCATGCGAGCTGGAACCCGGAAAACGTCCGGAGTCGGTCCAAGAATGGCGCGGACTCCTGCTCGGCTCTGAGTCGAACGACCTGTACGCACCGACGGTGGTCAAATCCTCGGCTCGAGGTCGGCGCAAGGCCGCCCCGGAGACATCGGAGATCGTCGAACGATCCAGCACCGCGTCCAGGCCGGCCGCACCTTCAGAAGAGTTCGGCGATGCCTCGACGCAAACCGCAAAATCGGGGACATTCGGCCGAGCCGGCGGCCGCATCGGCTTTCCACGCACGGTCGCCTTCGCCGTCGGCGTTGTATCGATCGCGTTCGCTGTCGCCATCGGCTGGTACCTGCTGGACAGAGAGGCACCGAGCGGCTCTGCTTCAGCAGTCGACATCGACCTGCCCGCACCGCCTTCCGATCGGCCGGCAACCGCTACCAACTATGAACAACTGGCAGTCGCCCATTTCGAACGCAACGAGCTTGAACGCAGTATCGACCTCGTCGACCTCGGACTCGCGACGACACCGGGAGATCGACGACTGACCCTGCTTCGCGATTATCTTGAAGCGCACAAGCAGGTCCGCGACCTCATGCAGCAGGCGGAGCGCGCCATCGAGCAGGACGACCTCGAAAAAAGCCTGAATTTGGTCGACATGGGATTGGAGCGGCTTCCGAAGCACGCGGAGATGGCGCGTCTACGTGATCGGGTCACCCGAATGATGATCGAACGGCGTCAGGCCCAGGCAAACGAACTGCTAAGCCAAGCAGAGTCCGCGCGGGACCGCGGGAACCTTGAAGCGAGCCTGACACTGATCGACGATGGGCTGCGTCTCGACCCCGACAACCGGCAGCTGCCGGAACTGCGATCTTCGGTCCAGGCGCAATTGCAGCACAGACGCCAGGTCAAGACAGCCAAGGCCGAGGCGCGCACCCTGATGGATCAGGGTGCATTCGACGAAAGCATGGAACGTCTTTCCGGGGCCATGGTGATCGCCCCGGATGATCGCGAACTGACGCAGATGCGCGAAGAATTGGAGACGCGGCGGCAACAGGCGCGCGAGACATGGGTCACCGAGCAATTGGAACACGCGCGCCAAGCACAAGAGGACGGTGACGATACCGAGAGTCTCGCGCTGATCGACAGCGCGCTGGCCAAAGAGCCGAATCACCCGCGGCTGCTGAGCTTCCGCAACAGCTTATTGTCAGAAATGAATCGGCAACGCGCCGAGCAGTTCCTTGCCCGCGCCGGCGAAAGCCTATCCGGCGGCGACCTGGATGAAGCCCTCAGGCTCACCGACGAGGGTCTCGGTCTCGCCCCCGACGACACGGCGCTGGTTCAGATGCGCACCGACATCGAGACTCGGTTGAAACAACGCGGACAAGTCGAGCGCGCAATCGCCGAGGCTCGCGAGTTGCAGCGCAGTCAGGCATTCGACAACAGCCTGGCACGAATCGAAGACGGTCTGCGGGTCGCCCCCGACAACCGGGAACTCCTCCAACTCAAGACGGCGATTCAGGGCGAAAGACAACAGCAGCGACAACGAGACGCCGCGGCCTTGCTGGAGCAGGCTCGCGGGCAGGAGGCCCAAGGCCATCTCAAGCAGGCGATTACGCTCGCCGAGCAGGCATTGTTGCTGTCTCCGGACGATCGGAGTATCGACACCTATCGCAGCGAACTGAAAGCAGCCCTCGACAAACAAGAGGAGCTCGCGCGGATTGCGACGGAATGCGAAGCGGTCTTGGGGACACAGACTCAGGATTTTGACAGCCTGGAGGAGGCTCTCGCTTGTTTCCGTCGAGCCCTTGATCTCGACGACCAAGATCAACGCGTACGGGACGGACTCACACGCCTCGGCGACGCGTACGCGACATTGGCAGCGCGGGCGCTCGCCGGCAAAGATCCAGAGGCTGCGGATCCAGCCCTGGCAGCGCTTCGCCAACTCCAACCACAACATCCAAGGCTCGCTGACCTGGAGCGAGATCGCGACTTGATACGGCGTCGACTTCTGCCGGTCATGGTTTCGGTAAAAGGCGGGTGTTTCGGTATGGGCAGCCCACCGGACGAAATCGGACGTGAAACCGACGAGGCCCTTCACGAGATCTGCGTCGACAGTTTCTTGATCGGCAAGTTTGAGGTCACGTTCGATGCCTTCGAGCGATTTGTCAACGACACCAACTATCGGACAGATGCCGAGCGCGGCGTCGGCGGTCAGTACGGTTGCTGGACCTTCGACAGCGAAAACCGGCGCGACAAATGGGCCTATCAGCCATGGGCGCAATGGCGCAGACCCAACAAGCAGCCGGCAGACAACCAACCAGACTCTCCAGTCAGTTGCGTCAGCTGGAACGACGCCAGCGCCTACATTAAGTGGTTGAATCAAGAAACGGGACGCACCTTCCGACTGCCCACTGAAGCAGAATGGGAATACGCGGCACGCGCAGGCACAACGTCAGCCAGGTACTGGGGGGACAGCATCGACCAAAACGCCTGTCGAAATGCGAGCGTCGCCGACACCGGTCATGAGTGGGAGGACGGATTCCCTTGTGACGACAAACATGAGTGGGCGGCTTCCGTCGGTCGGTTCGCACCCAACCCGTGGGGCCTTTACGACATGCTGGGTAACCTCTGGGAGTGGACCTGCTCCGACTACGATGAAAATTATGGCGGCTCCGAGAAGGTCTGCGCGGCTCCCGCATCGGACGCCGCTCGCGTCATGCGCGGCGGTGCCTGGAACAGCGGGCCGTCACCGATCCGGTCGGCCTACCGGAATAGAAACTTCCCGGAAGCACGATACAGCTTCGTCGGCTTCAGACTTGCGCAAGACCCTTAA
- the tagH gene encoding type VI secretion system-associated FHA domain protein TagH, whose translation MGLVVTVTAYNGFPPQHPVSARSTDQTLVLGRHPDCQVELRDPECLVSGRHALIAPLGDGFAITDISTNGTFLNDAPEPIPANQPVILNDGDRLAIGPYLLRVALESSDASPVADPFAVSASPIPSTPDARSEKGALPGFPESSATPDIMDLLDPGSSAIQGGASHTDAANGLGFPGSGGAPSMSNQPGERAVLSAGNEGPRPSVEHMHLGVPTTGSAVHPTGASAGHGGSPSAAGAPVDKDDTHPQIGIPDDYDLLSDAFIPDDDDGSPAAEQRNAYCSDQRDESVAASPDSAQAVASAPEIDAPQVLQINRGTVETNGAEAGEETALFAPAGVAAGAALPIEDSRRRQAKIPAETPAYVPGASAELNAFLAGLGAGDAEAIPDPEALMQTSGQLLRAATEGMIAVMMARASFKSELRLEVTTIRSRENNPFQFCVDADDAIDRLLLRRGRGFLDPATAVHKTFDDIQAHQMAMIAGLRAALKALLARFEPERLEKHFDGESHLDKLLPMARKSKCWDLFVSTFDQVAEDGSEDFMRLFGDAFNRAYEEQIKRLTNAKRRDSG comes from the coding sequence ATGGGGTTGGTCGTTACCGTCACCGCTTACAACGGTTTCCCGCCGCAGCACCCGGTGAGCGCCCGCTCGACGGATCAAACGCTAGTCTTGGGCCGCCACCCGGATTGCCAGGTCGAGTTGCGGGACCCGGAATGTTTGGTGTCCGGCCGGCATGCGCTGATTGCGCCTCTTGGCGACGGTTTTGCGATTACGGATATCAGTACCAACGGTACATTCCTGAACGATGCTCCGGAACCGATTCCTGCCAACCAGCCGGTAATTTTGAACGACGGCGATCGGCTGGCCATTGGCCCCTATCTGTTACGGGTTGCATTGGAAAGTTCTGATGCGTCACCCGTCGCGGATCCCTTCGCCGTCTCGGCCTCTCCCATCCCATCCACTCCAGATGCCCGTTCTGAGAAGGGCGCGCTGCCTGGGTTCCCTGAGTCCTCCGCGACTCCGGATATCATGGACCTGCTCGACCCCGGATCGAGCGCTATTCAAGGCGGGGCCTCGCACACTGATGCCGCTAACGGATTAGGCTTTCCAGGATCGGGCGGGGCGCCGTCAATGTCCAACCAACCGGGTGAGCGAGCAGTCTTGTCAGCAGGCAACGAAGGGCCAAGGCCTTCCGTCGAGCACATGCACTTGGGCGTGCCCACGACGGGATCGGCAGTTCATCCAACCGGCGCTTCCGCAGGGCACGGTGGCTCTCCGTCGGCGGCGGGCGCTCCCGTCGACAAGGACGATACTCATCCGCAAATCGGCATTCCGGACGATTACGATTTACTGAGCGACGCCTTCATCCCGGATGATGACGACGGATCTCCTGCCGCTGAGCAGCGCAATGCGTACTGTAGTGACCAGCGCGATGAGTCGGTAGCAGCCAGTCCGGACTCGGCTCAGGCTGTCGCTTCGGCTCCGGAGATCGACGCGCCGCAGGTCTTGCAGATCAATCGAGGCACTGTCGAGACAAATGGTGCGGAAGCCGGTGAGGAGACGGCACTGTTTGCACCTGCGGGCGTTGCGGCTGGCGCGGCTTTGCCGATCGAGGATTCAAGGCGGCGACAAGCCAAGATTCCCGCCGAGACTCCTGCCTATGTTCCCGGGGCATCTGCCGAACTGAACGCATTTCTAGCCGGTTTGGGTGCCGGCGATGCTGAGGCAATTCCCGATCCGGAGGCGCTTATGCAGACATCGGGTCAACTGCTGCGTGCCGCGACGGAGGGCATGATCGCAGTCATGATGGCGCGCGCCAGTTTTAAGAGCGAGTTGCGGCTTGAGGTCACGACCATCCGCTCTCGCGAGAACAATCCGTTTCAGTTCTGTGTGGATGCGGACGATGCGATCGATCGACTGCTGTTGCGCCGCGGCCGAGGATTTCTCGACCCGGCCACCGCAGTACACAAGACCTTCGACGATATTCAGGCGCATCAAATGGCGATGATCGCCGGCCTCCGCGCGGCGTTGAAAGCGCTGCTCGCCCGCTTTGAGCCGGAACGCCTTGAGAAGCACTTTGACGGAGAATCCCACCTGGACAAGTTGCTGCCGATGGCCCGCAAGTCGAAGTGCTGGGACCTTTTCGTGTCGACGTTCGATCAAGTCGCGGAAGACGGCTCCGAGGATTTCATGCGACTGTTCGGCGACGCCTTCAATCGAGCGTATGAAGAACAAATCAAGCGCTTGACAAACGCAAAGCGGCGTGATTCGGGCTAA
- the tssJ gene encoding type VI secretion system lipoprotein TssJ: protein MRKPTLFSRLITAIRVLLSLPFLTVLALTVLSVQGCGGSKLPKPPEPTTMQVYLLASKDLNSGSGRGALPVVVRMYELKSTGAFSGADFFSLYDHETETLGAELVAKDEIALTPGQDRRLEKTLPPDAAFLGVVAAFRDIDRSQWRDIAVLKPNYANKVTITVSADSITVATQ from the coding sequence ATGCGCAAGCCAACACTGTTCTCCCGGCTCATAACAGCGATCCGAGTTTTGCTGTCGTTGCCTTTCTTGACGGTGCTGGCGTTGACGGTTCTCTCGGTTCAGGGCTGTGGTGGCTCGAAGTTGCCAAAGCCTCCCGAGCCGACGACGATGCAGGTGTACCTGTTGGCGAGCAAAGACCTGAACAGCGGCTCGGGACGGGGCGCGCTTCCGGTCGTCGTGCGTATGTACGAACTAAAATCGACCGGCGCGTTTTCGGGCGCCGATTTTTTTAGTCTCTACGATCACGAGACAGAGACCTTGGGGGCGGAGTTGGTCGCCAAGGATGAGATCGCACTTACCCCCGGACAAGACCGCAGGCTGGAAAAGACTTTACCCCCGGATGCGGCATTCCTCGGAGTTGTTGCAGCGTTTCGCGACATCGATCGCTCACAGTGGAGGGATATCGCCGTGTTGAAGCCGAACTATGCCAACAAAGTCACGATAACCGTTTCAGCCGACAGCATCACTGTCGCGACCCAATAG
- the tssK gene encoding type VI secretion system baseplate subunit TssK gives MAWTNRVIWSEGLFLKPHHFQQQDRYIEHLVASSYRAGAPFAWGMRRLRFDLDLLTLGKLGVTESVGLLPDDTPVNAPANDPLPAPIAPAGGVAGQVVYLALPLRRPNARESGGPDDPQPMLRYRAGEETARDNTGAEQTEEVLEVGRLDLRLLMERDNRDGFACCGVARILEVRADGQLLLDPEYIPPCVDIAVSDRLFGFLEELLGLCRRRADALAARVRVGASGGVSEWANFLLLQLINRNEPLIAHLVEMRGRHHPETLYRELLHLAGELATFSTDDKRPPTFPAYRHDDLDATFSPVFAALREYLSREGVERAIQIPIQERKFGFRVALVGDKSLIVDARFVLAAKASIDAEKLRSRFPAQAKVGPVDKIQELVKLALPGVGLHPMPMAPMELPYHAGFNYFELDRGSEYWKQLGASGGFGMHVGGEYPDLELELWAIRA, from the coding sequence GTGGCTTGGACGAATCGCGTGATCTGGTCGGAAGGACTGTTCCTGAAGCCACACCACTTCCAGCAGCAGGACCGCTATATCGAACACCTTGTCGCGTCGTCATACCGCGCCGGCGCTCCCTTTGCTTGGGGTATGCGTCGCCTTCGCTTCGACCTGGATCTCCTGACGCTCGGAAAGCTCGGGGTGACCGAATCCGTGGGCCTGCTGCCCGACGACACCCCGGTAAATGCGCCGGCGAATGATCCGCTCCCTGCGCCGATCGCTCCGGCCGGAGGTGTTGCCGGGCAGGTCGTCTATTTGGCGTTGCCGCTGCGACGCCCCAACGCCCGTGAGAGCGGCGGTCCGGACGACCCGCAGCCCATGTTGCGTTACCGGGCCGGCGAAGAAACGGCGCGCGACAACACCGGCGCCGAGCAGACCGAAGAGGTGTTGGAGGTCGGGCGGCTCGATCTGCGCTTGCTGATGGAGCGCGACAACCGTGACGGCTTCGCCTGTTGCGGTGTCGCGCGCATCCTGGAGGTGCGTGCAGATGGGCAACTTTTGCTCGATCCCGAGTACATTCCGCCCTGTGTCGATATCGCCGTCAGCGATCGTTTGTTTGGCTTCCTCGAAGAGCTTCTGGGTCTATGCCGTCGTCGCGCTGATGCCCTGGCCGCGAGGGTTCGGGTCGGAGCGAGCGGTGGCGTATCGGAGTGGGCCAACTTCCTGCTGCTGCAATTGATCAATCGTAACGAGCCATTGATTGCTCATCTGGTGGAGATGCGGGGGCGACATCACCCCGAGACACTTTATCGTGAGTTGTTGCATCTGGCCGGGGAGTTGGCGACCTTCAGCACCGACGACAAACGCCCGCCGACGTTTCCGGCTTATCGGCACGACGATCTCGACGCTACATTCAGTCCCGTGTTCGCTGCCTTGAGGGAGTATCTAAGCCGTGAAGGCGTGGAGCGCGCCATTCAGATCCCGATTCAGGAGCGTAAGTTCGGCTTCCGTGTGGCATTGGTCGGCGACAAGTCATTAATCGTCGACGCGCGTTTCGTGCTGGCTGCAAAAGCCAGCATCGACGCCGAGAAGCTGCGGAGTCGATTTCCCGCGCAGGCAAAGGTCGGTCCGGTGGACAAGATTCAGGAGCTGGTCAAACTGGCACTGCCCGGTGTTGGTCTGCATCCCATGCCCATGGCGCCGATGGAGTTGCCTTATCACGCGGGCTTCAACTACTTCGAGCTCGACCGCGGCAGCGAGTACTGGAAACAACTCGGCGCCTCGGGTGGCTTCGGGATGCATGTCGGCGGCGAATATCCCGACCTCGAATTAGAACTCTGGGCGATCCGCGCATAA
- the icmH gene encoding type IVB secretion system protein IcmH/DotU — MSQDDPFFSGDEGGPTVIRPIPGGRRHRAAAPPPLPSAGAPSADWRADLGASLAQNPLAGCASGLLAAAAQLRGTAAHPNPSALLDGLVRQVRQFETCARARGMTDAVVLPARYVLCALLDESVLDTPWGSESVWGERGLLISFHNETWGGEKFFEALERLLAYPSGNLNLLELLYLCLALGFEGRYRVRDDGRNELEQVRERLFLAIRSQRGEPEQELSPHWRGFGQRRDPLIHQLPLWVLAAISGIALLGLFSLFTFALHRASDPVFAGLAQVGRDIPTPVAPREAVRLGVDTDETTASGVAPPTLRMLLAEDIATDRLEVVDRPLGQTVILRGDGLFLSGRVDVRPEFVDRLKRVGEALLQLPGQVLVTGHTDSVPIRTLRFPSNQVLSQERADNVRTLLADVMGDSARLAAEGRADTELRVPANPKDARNRRVEITLMPAASRLKGAE, encoded by the coding sequence ATGAGCCAGGATGATCCATTCTTTTCCGGTGATGAAGGCGGTCCGACCGTTATCCGCCCGATTCCGGGTGGCAGACGTCACCGCGCGGCTGCGCCTCCGCCGTTGCCTTCTGCGGGGGCACCGTCTGCTGATTGGCGTGCGGACCTCGGTGCTTCGCTGGCGCAGAACCCACTGGCGGGATGTGCGTCGGGACTGCTCGCTGCCGCTGCGCAACTGCGCGGTACGGCTGCGCATCCGAACCCCTCGGCATTGCTTGACGGCTTGGTGCGACAAGTCCGCCAATTCGAGACCTGCGCCCGCGCCAGGGGAATGACCGACGCCGTGGTGCTGCCCGCGCGTTATGTGCTCTGCGCACTTCTCGACGAGTCGGTGCTCGACACCCCCTGGGGGAGTGAGAGCGTTTGGGGCGAGCGGGGACTTCTGATCAGCTTTCATAATGAAACCTGGGGCGGTGAGAAGTTTTTCGAGGCGCTGGAGCGGCTGTTGGCCTACCCGAGCGGCAATCTGAACCTGCTCGAGCTTCTCTACCTATGCCTCGCGTTGGGCTTTGAGGGTCGATATCGTGTGCGTGACGACGGACGCAATGAACTGGAACAGGTTCGCGAGCGTCTCTTCCTGGCGATCCGGAGTCAGCGCGGAGAACCCGAGCAGGAACTCTCCCCCCATTGGAGGGGTTTCGGGCAACGCCGCGACCCGTTGATCCACCAACTTCCGCTTTGGGTGCTTGCGGCGATCTCCGGCATTGCTCTGCTCGGGCTATTCAGTCTGTTTACATTTGCGCTGCACCGTGCGTCCGATCCCGTGTTCGCAGGCTTGGCGCAGGTTGGTCGAGACATCCCGACACCGGTTGCTCCGCGCGAAGCCGTCCGCCTGGGCGTGGACACTGACGAGACGACAGCCAGCGGTGTTGCCCCGCCGACATTGCGTATGCTGCTTGCGGAAGACATTGCGACCGACCGGCTCGAGGTCGTCGATCGGCCTCTCGGGCAAACGGTGATCTTGCGCGGCGACGGGCTGTTTTTGTCGGGCAGGGTCGACGTGAGGCCCGAGTTCGTGGATCGTCTGAAACGCGTCGGCGAGGCGTTGCTCCAGTTACCCGGGCAAGTCCTGGTGACCGGACATACCGACAGCGTCCCCATCAGAACGCTCCGTTTCCCGTCCAATCAGGTGCTGTCTCAAGAGCGCGCCGACAATGTGCGCACACTCCTTGCGGATGTGATGGGGGATAGTGCACGGCTGGCCGCCGAAGGTAGGGCCGATACGGAACTACGGGTTCCCGCCAACCCAAAGGATGCGCGCAATCGCCGAGTCGAGATTACCCTGATGCCTGCCGCTTCGCGGCTTAAAGGCGCCGAATAG